DNA from Cottoperca gobio chromosome 4, fCotGob3.1, whole genome shotgun sequence:
CGTGTCCTGCACTCCctgtctccctcactctctcgtCTGCTCTCTCTGTGAACTGGGGACTTTCAGGTTGGTTCTGGATTGATCCAAACTTGGGCTGTACTTCTGATGCCTTCAAGGTCTTCTGCAACTTTACTGCAGGAGCGCAGACCTGCTTACATCCGGTGGCCTCTAATAAGGTAACATTGAAGTGGTAAAAAGATGAAGAATATCAACCTATCAAGGTGCGCAATAAAATAAAGggttgtttgtttactttagtAGATCCTTTGAACTGTTCCACATTAGGTGCTTTTCCATTCACCTCTTTTtatgtgcatttaaaatgtgtgtgcaaatgCCGAAACGACATATTTCCATCCagttttctacattgtttttcacCACTTGAGGTTATTCACCTATTAGCTGTCTTTTAATTACGTACCCTTGTcttcaatgttttcttattggAAAAATGGAGGAACCTGATGATAAACAACTCCCAATGATCGAATAACAGTAGTGGATGTtaacacacattcatttgtattttgtccCATTCAAATTTTCaaaacatttggatggaaacctggctGTTGTCTTACACAACAATAGAGCCTTGATTTAGATTCATTTATAACTTGTAACTGTATTGTCCTTTGCTTTGACAATGTCGGAGGTTTTGTCACAGcttttcaaacatttgaatttTAAGTCTTAAACCTATTGTGGTTACGATGGCAGGCTGATCACACTGCTGTTTCTGCTCTCAACCACAGATGGTGTTTGGTGTCGGGAAAGTCCAAATGAAGTTTCTCCATTTACTGAGTACTGAGGCCAGTCACAGCATCACACTCCACTGCCTAAATGATCCTCCCTACGGCACCACAAACAGCTTCAGCTCCACCGGATCCTTCCCGCAGCAGAACACCACACTACGGTTTCGTGGCTGGAACAAACAGATGTTTGAGAAAAACACACTTCTCAAACCACATGTGTTACAAGATGAGTGCAAGGTAATGAGCAGGACAGAGAACTGGTTCAGCAATATTCTGTAGTAATAATGAAACACgtttttatcaatttaaacaTGAAGCACTTGGATGAattagaatttctttttttctctcctctttcagatCCAAGATGGCAGCTGGCACCAGTCACGTTTCTTCTTCCATACTCAGGACAGTCGTCAGCTACCTATTGTAGACATACAGGAGTTTCCCGCATCACAGCCCAATCGTCAGCGGCATATAGAAATCAGTCCGGTCTGCTTCCTCTGACACCAACATCACCATCCTGTAACCTATTTACATGAACTATTAAAATGCAAGTCTGTTGCAACAAATGGCTGCCTACCAAAGAGCGAGTTTTCTTGAGAAATTGTTTGTAGACCGTTGATGGGACCTGTCAGAGCAACAACTGCCCCGTGTCCAATCAAAGGCAGACCTGCATGGAAGAACTCAATCTCTGTGGAACATCCAGGCCAAGAAGGCCAAAGGAGAAGCTTATACCAATATTTATCAATAATTGTATAAAGTATGTTTTTGTTGATAGTTGTTAGTCAAACGGTGCTTAGGTTGGCTGTACATGGACCCACATCACTGCCTGATCACAGGGTAGGGTCTCACTAAGCAGCAGCCTATCCAAACCCCAACACTCACACCTCCCTCTCACCCCCAAACACACCCAGACCATCCTAAGCAGAGGCCTAACCCCCAGGCCTCTACATAGGAGCACTGTCTAACTAAAGGTTTTTATGAGTGCAATAGCATGTGGATAATGTGTGActgctttaaatatttccttttccGATCAAAGGCTATATTTTACATTGATTTCATGATATTTTTGTCTTCGGTCCTGCCCATTCGGACCTGTACATCTTGACAGATGGTGCTCTACCTCTTCCTGGTCATTTGCTTTCTAGAAtagttgtgttttgtgtttttttttgcctttgtgTTGTATGTACCGGTTACATCAAGATTTGTTATGTTGTCTAAGTACTTATGTTGATTTGGTCATTTCTAATTTATGAACCATTTTTTGATACACTACATATTATTGTAGCTTTTCCTTCTATGTGGTAGGTTCTTCAGGGGAAACCTATCATTGGTGCTGCAATAAAGAATGAGTCATCAGTGAGTTTTTACATTTCCTGTGTATATATTGacagcatactgtatgtttatttatatcctttttgttttttgttcacattACTGTACTGCAGTAAGTTATACTCTCAGAGAACTATTTGGTCAACCACAGCTCAGTCTAAAGAAGTATTTATGTAtaaaaggtgtgtttgtgtgttcacacCTGTGACTGTATGTTTATCATACTATTATTTTAGTTCATTCAGTGGTGGTTGGTTTGGTGGACTGGCAGCTACAGCAGGCCAGAGTCAGAATACACAGACAACCCGGTCATCATATTCTTAAGTTATGTTACCTTGAACAAAGTGTAATTATATAAAGCCTGTGCAGGATAAAGGTGGAtgcaaatgtgtaaataataaatatgttgacaaacaaataaatggagCATTTTATCCACAAATGGTTCTGAACTTTTTTGAAAAATCTTAAAGTTGTACAATATCCCAACATATTGATAAACTGCTAAAGGGAATAATACTTAACTAGccaatgcatttaaaaaagcatttgatctatacataatatatttatatcgaAAAGATGCCATCTTACTTTGGTACTCTACAAAATCAACACCATATGATGTGGAAAGTGAGTTTTATATACATGCACCTCTTGTGCTTGTCCCTCTAGCCCAGGTTTCCTATTTAAACTGCAACATAATGTAGATGCAAGGAACTCTTGAGTGTTAGAACCTGCTGATCAAAcattgtgtgtgcacatgctctCTCTCGCACGCAGCCACGCTTAAAGAAATACTGATGTCAACCTGCTATGAGTCCAAACACAATAAACTCATCCTGTACAAACTATACATAAACAGTGGTGTGGAACTAGACTTGCAAATACACACATCAAGTATTATATAGATAGATCATACACTGTCTACCCTTAACCTACagctaaaaaaaacactggGTGCAGAATGAGAATGTGTACTTACAAAACATAAGCTCTGCGTTTTCTAAGGTCTGTGTTTACTTTTGGTGTGGTTATTTGGCAATAGCACCTGCATTATATATTGACACATTCTCCCCCTCCTTATCAACTCGGTGTTGTTTGTGCTGTCAGTGTGTTAACTTTAACGCCACTGCAGGATGCTGTAGTTCTCATCCACTAACACCGGGAGGCGCTAATGAGCAGGTCTCCAACCGGAACTCATCTCCACGTGCTGCCAGTGGCCACCGGCGGAAGAGGGTTTGTTTTGAAGCCCAGGGTTGTGTCCAGCGTGCAACTACACTTCTCCTTTCATGTGCTCTGTAAATGTCCCAACAACAGACATAATGTCAACCATGGAAAGCCAAATAGAAAACAGCGACCAAGAAGAAGAGCTGAAAGGGACCAAAAGAAAGATTTCTCTCTCTAAGTAAGTGTTTTAACAGACAGTAAGTCAGCATAAAGAAACTTCGAACttaagttagctaacgttaacatcTTTAATGTGTGTTCGCTCGAGCCCGGTACTAAACACGGATATAAAGAGTAGTATATGTTACCAATAGCAAATGAAAAGCACCAGATAGCGTTATATGATagtaagctaacgttagcttcaaAGTTAGCAAGCCGTTACTTAGCTACATCAGACAACACCGCCCCCAAACTCTCAATCTGCCATCCTTTAAGTTTCATCATATTCAAAACTTTGATACCTGATAGTCATACCTGCtaaatgttgtgtgtatgtttttctcTGAATTTGTATTTCAGTCAAGTTGGTTgttaatttcactttttttttgcgcctgttgttattattgttaccATTAAACTGTACAACTGCCTGCGATTTGTTCTGCACCATGCTGACATGTTGTCTGTCCTGcagttgtggtgtgtgtggatcAGAGGAGGCGAAATACAGATGTCCTGCCTGTCTTTCCCATTCTTGCTGGTGAGATCATTGTTTAATTAAACGCAGTTTTACTGGCGAAATAACAGCCCCAAAGGGTCCTTAAACAAATCTGAAGGGGTCACAAATCAATGAAAGTGCTAGAAGAAAGACACAATATATGtctgttataaataaatcatatttagctttttctttttctgtcaaaCCCTACTACCTTCAAAAGTAGACATAAAAGAAAGGGTGAGACCTGCTGCCTTGCATAATTGCAAATCTTATTATGCCACTTTGTTCATATTGCATAACTTTATCCctattgtatatttttataGACGCATGTTTGAATTCCAGAAAGTCTGTTTTTgctcatatttatatatgatgATGCATTAcacttaaaagaaaataaaaagtgacaaaataGTCATACTTCCTAGAAAATTAACCCTTATCCGTTCTATAATGTACTTGAAAGCCAGTGGTTTCATGAGGCTGTGCACTATTACTTTTGATTCTTCCTCTTATCAAAATCACAGTGTAGTACATTTTAAGAGTACACTAATAGAAGAAATGTGAAGTAGATGTAAAACTTTTATCacatggaagaaagaaaacccAATCTCTGATTTGGCTGAAATGATCTTCCCCAGGTGCTTACAAACAATCTCCCTGTGAGTCTGCCGTTATGTAACatgcaatatactgtatatgtgtttgtattggATAGTGGCAGTCACGCTTGATACAGCGTCGGCtattttttgtaatttagtCAAAGTGAAAACTGGTATCACAATTCTCTTAAGTGGCATATTCACGCTTAAACTTGCATTTTGGCTACATCCTTTTTTTCCATGACCTTGGATAATTTAATGATTGTGAGCATAATTGCAGGCAGATTTAATTTTAAAAGGGTTAATAATTCAGGTTTATGATGTCATCAGAAATAGCCcacttgttttatattgttaaaATTGCTGTGGGATCCCATAATCACAACAAATGGTTACAAAATATTTCTTATCATTGCGTGTAGGAACATAAtacttgttttatatgtttctgtttttactgACTGGACTTTACTTTGTTTCATGGCCAACGACAACAGCCATAAGAATTGGCAACGGTCCGGGGCCTAATCCTTAAATTCTGTGGATGCTGAAGCATTTACTACGAAACCTTCAAGTACTGAATGGCATATTGAAGGTCATACCTGGACATTTTATTAACAGGGCATGTACTTCCCCTTTCTCTCATGGTTGCCTATTGTTTTGGGCATCATTCAGCATTCCTTTTACATAGTTTCTAGGGAAACAGTCTTTTTCCGACCCTAACCAAATACCTGTCTCTCAGCAAAATGGATCTTTCcatgtttggtgtttttttttagtaaGATCTTTCAGAAAATCAATTACAGACACTTTTTTAATAATCCTATTGGCTTCAGTGATGTTTGAATTTAAGACATCTCTGTCAAAAGTgttgaaataattatttagGTCATTAACTGAAGTAACGGGGGAATGAGTGATTTTGGGggaaaaacaatcaacaaaCTTCTTTTCTAAATGTTGACCGGCATCTGTGTTGTGTGCAGGtgcttattgttattatagCTGTTTTGTGATTTTTCTTCTATCAAGCTAGCTATTATACTAGCTAAACGTGTTGCGAGTAGCTAAGGCTAACTGTTAtgtattttactgtttatttttactCCTAATGgactttatatttgtatgtttaataGATTAGTGTTGTGTTGGACATCCTACGTCCTTCGTGTACAAACAGCACTTTAATTCCTTTGACCGCTAGACTTGTGAatccagttttctttttacctgACTTATTTTTACAATACCTTTTTGGTCTTACTTTTGTAACGGTACCATCACTGATTTATCTTTACTATCATTGAATGTCTCATCCTGTTTGACAGTTTCATATTTGCTTCTAGTAAAAGCAAGTTGGTTTTGGCGGGGGGTAAAAAAGTCAAGCACCAATAGTTTCCGCTTGTTTtgggtctgtgtttgtgtttgtgtctgggcTAGCAGTTAATGGATGTTGTCCACAAATATATGAATCGGGGAAacatcatctttttttctttgtgtctttctcctAGCACACAGATATTACAAATGTTTCTGGAATAATGATAACCTCTAGCTAATCTAAAAGTGTTTGTCCACCTGCAGAGCTGGTTATTTGTTTTAGTCAGGGGTTTCATATTCAGCAGTTCAGCAGACCAGCAGTCCTTGGATAACATTTGTTGCATCTTATCTTCcatttctctttgtcttctttctgCACTCTCTGGACAAGCTCAAATGCAGCCAAACTAAATTCCTGTAAACGATTGAAGCATTACCTCAtagattgtgtttgtgtatactTTCCAGCTTGCTGTGTGTGAAGAAACACAAGGAAGATTCGGGATGCAGTGGAGTTAGAAATAAAACTGCCTTTGTCACCCTCTCACATTTTGATGAAATGACTCTTCTCAGCGGTGAGCATCTTCtttacaaagaaaagaagaatagTTTTAGCTGTTGactgttgaaaataaatattgagtgtgtttacatggataTGAATAACCCATTAATGCTCAGTGTTTTGGAGTATCTCGTTTAAgtatgtaaacacaaacaaaatgcagtAACCGGGTTACTGCGTATCTATCATGTATGAATAATCCTATTTCTCTGTGCTCATGTAAACATATCCCGAATATGATCAAAACCAGGATAAGCCTTATACCTGGGATGCCCATGTCATCACTCGTTGTAGAGCGATCATCAATGTCAAGTCGACTTTCGAACGAACTAGAAAGTTGCTAGCTGATGCACATTGTATTAATGTGTGGCGgtgttgtgaaaataaatgctatttTTTCACTTGTATGCATGTTAACCGTTTGTCCCTAACCTGCACTGTAGATTACCGGCTTCTGGAGGATACAGGACGATTTGCTGATGGTGCCACCAGAGACAAGCTCGTCCGGACTCCTCGTTCCACTTTAAAAGTACGTCCTTCATTTGTACCTTAAAGGTTCCCTGTGGACTTTGTTCGGCCTCCATATTGTTATTTCTTGTGCACAAGGTTgatacacagtcctacctgataGTGTCACAATCACATGGCAAGAAACGTAGCACTgcaaagacagagaagaagaagagtaaaaGCTAGTAatcatggatgtaaacaatcctggatttaaaatacttaaaagaaattaaaaaatggctttgcaaatgttttatgagtcAAGAAATGCAGCGGACACGTTTGTAGGAATTCTGTAGAAAACCATGATGGTGGTCGTCAATATGGTAGCATCCAAAGTCTCGGTTCACTACCAAAAACAGTTGTTTTTCATCATTTATCCAAAGCTTTTTCAGAGTCGGTGAGTCAAAAATACACTTAATACTGGTATGAATCCATTGTTTTATGTCCTGGATGATTGTTTTGTATAGAACATAAATATACTGCACGTCTCAACATTTCTAGGTATGGTTTTCTAAAGTATAACACATGTATGACATTCAGTgtgaattgtttttgtattgaaGAACTAAAAGCAGATGGTCCTCTGTATTGTTGTCGCTACTGCTCAAATGTTAACTTAGAAAAAAGGCAACAGTTCATAACTGTTGAGCGAGCTCAGCCAAGACTCCTGAGTACTGAAAATATCTCAGCACCAAATCACAGACACATTGAAAGCAAGTCTAATGCAGGGTAAGATTGAAAAGCTTATAGATTTCCCCAAACTTAATCACAGTCACACAGAACAAGAAcaggtatactgtatatgtttatgtaaaacATGTGTTTCTGATAAATGAACAgggattaaaaatgaaaaataggAAATTGGACCAAAACTGAAGCATGAAAGAAATTCTGCTGCCGGTACACGGAGGTACATCAGGTCAATCCTACAATGAGGACGCTTTAGTACCAAGTGCACACAATCAGACAACTTGGAGAGTGATTGCAAATGAAATCAATGCCATCTTTATATGCCTGATAAATGCACTCAAAGCTAAAACTACCCTATTCTGAATTTTACTACGACACAAACTCCTTCAGCTAACATGACCACTGACACTTTGTACAACCACGCAAAGATACGTCTACGAAGGTGTGTGCTAACCTCTGTCTGtcatatctttttatatatatatacatactgtatatacacgtataaatacattatgttaGATTAGTTATCTGAGGCACAATTCTTAAAAATCCAACGGGGAAAACAATAAGCTTtacagcattattattattattataatgtgtttctctttgtgttttattgcttcaCTTGCAAAATTTGCAGCGGTAGTTATATAATGCTTACTGCTGTTGCTCCAGACCACAGACATTCATTTATGTAACATTGAGTGTACCTGCCAGCTCTCACCTTTACTGTTACTACATAACAACATGATATTTGATAGCTTGGATTAAAGCATGTTCTTTTATGGGAATTCCAGAGGCAGTGGCTGCTTCAGCGGTCACAAATCAATCGAGAGATAACTGCTTGGCACGTGATGAGCTTTGGGATTCGGGTTTTCTCCAGAACATTATGTTAGTATCCTTGTATAGCTATACCTTTTAATAAATCTCTTATATTTACTCTCGCTACCCACCAATCTGAAGTAGTAAAGGAGCTACGAGAGTGCCAGAAAGGAAAGGCTTGTCCTTTCAAATTTATATGAGGCCAAGTGAGAAGAAGTTCAGGGCATCTTGggtttaattattaatgaaacTTGCACAGCCGGATGTATTGATGCAGAGCAGATTGGTATTTGTTGACTTGAAGATCCCCCCCACTAATTCTTCCTCTGAACTGAAATGTCAGTCGGTCTGTAGTCCCGACAAATCTGTGGAAGGCTAAGAATAGAAGCTTTCTGTTGCAGCCTGCTCACTAAACATTTGTATGCTGCTGTGAGATCTTTATTAAAGGTCTGTTTGCTCTTTTGaatattgatgtgtttttcagtcttaaaaatagaataaatagaaATACTAAAATGCGCTGTACCTTTTTATATCTGTATTTTTCTGCAACACTACAATATACAGACTATAATATATTAATgctgtgtataatatatatatatatatatatatatatatatatatatatatatatatatatatatatatagggctacaactaataattatttgaattaatcaattcatctcaataaatcacatttttataaatatatatttttatcaatTAACTTTTTGGTCTATAAAAAAGCACTATTACACTTTCCTAAAGCCCAAATTGACATATTCAAATTGTTCAAAACAGTCTAAAACTATAAAGTATTCAGTTTATTACGATTCAAGACTAAGAAACaagcacattttcacatttgatGAGCTGAAACCAGTGAATTTGTGACATTCTTGCCCGATTATGTCATTAATTACTTAATGAATCCATTAATTTCAGCTctaatactgtactgtaataatatgCACTGCACTATCCTTACGTTTTGTTTTACAGTCGAAGAGGTTGGCAGGCAGCGCCAGAAAAGTGAATATCACATTGAGGTTCCTCCCCATCACCTTCACGAAGAGCAGAGAAAACTCCACCGTCTTCTTCACAAAGTAAGAATGAAATAACTCAAATACAGACGatatattttgaatttaaacaaaatattgttATCTGTCCTGCCCTTAGCTGCAGCCTGACAAAACTAGTTATTTTTAATCTAGCCATGATTTCAAAGATAATGAAGTGACTCTAGGCTCATCacttagccccccccccctctttggCACAATTAAAGGTAACATGAATAACTTTGCTAAGAGTACAACAACTTTATTTTCACTCTGCCATCACTGTCTTGAGAAAACTAGGACCATAATGAAATATGTGGATAATTATTCTTCTCTTAAATATACTTCACACGACTCAAGACTTTTTATGAGTCACAGTCAAAGATAACACTTCACGGTTTTCCGGTGACGTTAAGTCCTGCTTAGTCTGGAGCTTCTGATTAGTGATGTCTCACTTTACCACAGGATGGCACTCTTGTTAAGCCCGAACTGTAGTTGTATCTGGTTCTGGCTCTTTTCAGGTTATCTCATGGCAGTCTGCTGCATGATGATGAAAGTCAGTGGACAGCGACCCATGtctgttaattaaatgtgtgctTGATACATTTCCCCGAGGTAGTCGAGGGGTTGTTGACATTTACGCACTCTGTGATCGTCTGAGATGAGTTCAGGTTTGCCACTTTCTCAAGGGAGCTGCGTGCCATGATGACGTCCTTAAGTCGTTGCATGACTGAGTTTGCGGTATTTTACAAAAGCAGAATCCTGTGCAGGAGGAAACGCGACCTCTCAAGCTGGTCATTTGAAGCCGTTTTGTTGGCCTTTTGTCGTATGTGTTCAATTACACGATATTTGCAGCTTCCAaccagcacacagacacacattcaggATCAATGGCACTGTATTCCATGCTGCAGACAAACCATCATCGGGGCAGCTGCAGTGCATCTCCTCCATTATAATACTGCCCCAGTTAAAGGAACAATCCCTAAACTATTGCAGGACTAGCTGAACACAAATTAGGCAAAGCAGAGGCTACGTGTTTCACATTCTGTAATAATCTATTACTCATTCGAGGAATTTATCAACAGACTTTCTGACggcatgtttttattaaacttaaaaatgcatttgcatAGATTGATCGTGTTCGAGCTTAGATATTCCAGCACCAATAGTTTAAGAGTTTGAAATGACACCAGTCTGTACGGATAGGCTTAATGGAGATGAGTTTTCAGAGAAGTTAGTGGGGAGAAGGTCAGTGCCCAGCTGTTCCTGAGCTGTTGACCTCATCTGAAACGTGTTGGCAGCTAGTTTCATCATTATTAAAATTTGTGATATCTTCCCAAATGGTATCAAATATGTGACCCTGTGTTGTAGCTGGATAGCCCTGGTGTCAGTAATCTTCACATAAGCATTTCACTTtactataatgttatataaactTTCAAATGGTATTTTAATGACTTAACACTAGGGTTGGGTATAATTTGGGTTTCAACAATTCAGATTCTTTGAGGGGGTCAAACCAGGTCACATGCTTTTTTTCCACAGAatttatgttcattttaaaaaacCTTTAGGCTACAGAATTCATATTCATTCATACTCACAATTCACTTCATACATCATTTTCCAGACATCACAAGCTACGTTACTTTGTCTGCTCTCTCCAAGCCTCCTCGGAGCGGTTAGTTTACCACATTGATGCATCGGCGgtcaatataaacaacatacaGTTGTAGTTGAAATACAAAAGAGCTTTCATTGTGTCTTGGAGAAGACATATGTCTGGGTTGAGAATGATGACTGGTGTTATAAATTCAGCGTCGCTGATGTAGTATGTGCACactgtgtgtggagagagagaaagagagactgcTGTTGGAAAGCAGAGCCGAGAACCTGAGGTCCACGTGCACGGCTATACTCACGTGGAACCGATAAGCAGAATAGAAGTTTAAATTCCTTGTTGATTGATACATTTTGGAAGCGGTTCTCGTTGCACGACCCTAACGAACACACATAAGGACATACAACACCAGGGCTGGTGTTTTTCAACCGTTCCTCCATTGGAAATTATTTCAGTGTGGTCAACTTTGCAGACTTGCAGTAATTTAGAGAGAGTGAGGCTTATTACTTTCTTTAGACACTGAAGTAAAAGTCATTCTTTCACAAGGATACTTTTTCAATTTGCTCTGTTCTACCTACTGGTGGTCTTGTCATGTCTGCCATCTTTTCTCCCTCCTTGGACAACTTTCTGCCACTCATTTTCCCATTACTATGGAGGTGGATCCCTGCCACTCTAATCCTTCTGTAAAAGAACAGAGGAGGGGATGAGGGGAAAATGGTTATTGAACTGCACATTAAAGTTTTATGAGTCTGAAATGCCCAGGGACAACATTGGGTGCCAATCAGGATTGTCACTAAAAAGAATCCTTCGTCACTCCCTCCAGATGGTTTAATGTTGTTACTTTCCCTTTCACCACCCTAAAGTGTACCACTCGCTCATATCTGTCTCTGCCGTTTTGCAGGTGGTGAGTTAAACGTGCGTGTCACATCTCAGGATGAGACAACATTATGTCAGGTTGTAATAGCGCACACTCGGCCCACCCTCCAACCCGGtactctctgttctcaactctaaCCCTTGTCAGATGGTGACAGacagttttgttattttataaatgttcaaCAACGTGGGAAATGTGCTGAATTCCCACAAAACGTTCCACAAAAGACACAAGGAGAATCTTTATGCTTTTGCTGCTGCACTATCCGTAGAGAGATATTAGGCCAGCTGCGCAGCCTTATTTCCTTGTTTAGTCTGGTCACTTTCAATATGTCTCACTGCGAAGATTTCTTAACTAACCGCAACAGTGTCCCATTCAGAGACCAGCAAATGGACACAAGGGATGGGATGAAAGGTATACAATACATTGCGAGGGATCGAGAGAGAATTTGCTTCAGAATGTACCAAGTACATAATATAAGAAGCAGATGTGTGAGCAGTGTGACTGCAGCTGGTTAGCGACATATTCATGCTACGCACTCAGGCTGCCAGAGAAGGATCTTTACTGGCAGACAGCTGACTAGAGAGCTTTCATGCCTGGCGATggtctctgtgtatgtgtgtgtgcgtgtgcgtgtgcgtgtgattaAGCGTGAACGTATGTGTGCAAGTTTGTTAGCATGTTTCTCtttgattaaatgtttgcatgcaaaTAATGGCCATGCAACTACTTTCTTTCCACCTTTTCACCGGTGACTAATTTCAAAGA
Protein-coding regions in this window:
- the znhit6 gene encoding box C/D snoRNA protein 1 isoform X2 — its product is MCSVNVPTTDIMSTMESQIENSDQEEELKGTKRKISLSNCGVCGSEEAKYRCPACLSHSCCLLCVKKHKEDSGCSGVRNKTAFVTLSHFDEMTLLSDYRLLEDTGRFADGATRDKLVRTPRSTLKSKRLAGSARKVNITLRFLPITFTKSRENSTVFFTKEKLFLWHLKLIFPQSSSEFSQRRVSDRQTLEQILTPYIHPTESDPVMRQKLKMYVHTPFDHVKVFMKAEGRKANSVRYHQLDIRKTLRDNLSYKTLIEYPVLHVVLRDHWKDYPPKGPAFSWT